One Mytilus trossulus isolate FHL-02 chromosome 5, PNRI_Mtr1.1.1.hap1, whole genome shotgun sequence DNA segment encodes these proteins:
- the LOC134719029 gene encoding zinc metalloproteinase nas-38-like isoform X2: MIESMIVEVNGQDKKPKGLHPESDRKVKQETMETIKYTHQQLVDMGIEQGHKNELQRNFYVGENTYWEKGIVPYTIKGSLSNPKEREIIETAIEELARKTCIQLVPKGSKEAQGLSHTTYIEFVDFPGCWSYVGRNPSGVQHISLQNPGCVDHSTVQHEILHALGMWHEQNRLDRDDYIRILKENVTSGNEFNFDKKKTSDTQPYDAESVMQYSLYSFGKEIGNTTLKTMEFVDKNLEFLADLDAGLDFYDVADITDAYQCAAHCKGSSRPKCENGGFVDHNCECFCPSGLKGDNCQAVETSQVCGGIVYVSESKITEIRTPNWPSPYPVGTKCTWLIKAPADMYIKLTEDQLSLPYNTLDRCYHWMEVRYNLIGQLGVKICGETKNRIWTTTPSGESNLMMVRFDAKFADDRDPWQGFKISATAFNEKSTPTTLPSDESTPTTLPGDSTPTTLPTTLPSDESTPTTLPTILPTTLPGDSTPTTVSTTLSGDPTLTTVPTTLPGDSTPTTVPTTLPIDLTPTTLPTTLPSDSTPTTLPSEPLTCTFEPGSDCFLMNDQNAKLTWKQQKFSTPTPGTGPYGAKEGQYYSYMESSHPAASTGQELTATFVMRNEISEAQPRCLSFYYSMHGATMGSLEVYRKGTGISKDLIFIKKGEQGSQWKLANISILPVPGIQIYIEAVRGSTHLSDIGIDDVKLTPGYCNIICTFEPEDPDCVFDLFKGDYNWDIKQGKTLSAHTGPSRAHSGQFYAYLEASDRPKGGTAVMSFKVPPMAHNEYCLSFAYNMNGGNMGELTVQNGDEIWTIKGNQGHSWKEAKVMIQAETGDLIEIVATLGYDYTSDIAVDDILMMEGVC; encoded by the exons ATGATAGAATCTATGATTGTAGAAGTCAATGGACAGGATAAAAAG ccaaaagGATTACATCCTGAATCTGACAGAAAAGTGAAACAAGAAACCATGGAAACAATCAAATATACTCATCAACAGTTAGTGGACATGGGCATTGAGCAAGGCCATAAAAAT gAATTACAGAGAAATTTTTATGTTGGTGAAAATACATATTGGGAAAAGGGCATAGTGCCCTATACAATTAAAGGCAGTTTGT ccAACCCCAAAGAGAGAGAGATAATTGAAACAGCTATAGAGGAATTGGCGAGGAAGACCTGTATACAACTGGTTCCCAAAGGCAGTAAAGAAGCGCAGGGTCTCAGTCATACCACCTATATAGAATTTGTTGATTTTCC GGGATGCTGGTCCTATGTCGGAAGAAATCCATCAGGTGTACAACATATCAGTTTACAAAATCCCGGTTGTGTGGAT CACTCCACAGTCCAACATGAGATCTTGCATGCTTTAGGAATGTGGCATGAACAGAATCGCTTAGACAGAGATGATTACattagaattttaaaggaaaatgtaACATCAggaaatgaatttaattttgacaaaaaaaagacCTCAGATACTCAACCTTATGATGCAGAATCTGTTATGCAGTATAGCCTGTAT TCATTTGGGAAAGAAATAGGaaatacaacattaaaaacaatgGAGTTTGTTGACAAAAACCTTGAATTTCTAGCTGACCTAGACGCTGGACTGGATTTCTATGACGTGGCCGATATCACTGATGCATATCAATGTGCAG CTCATTGTAAAGGATCATCCAGACCAAAATGTGAAAACGGTGGATTTGTTGACCACAACTGTGAATGTTTCTGTCCATCTGGTCTGAAGGGAGACAACTGTCAAGCAGTAGAAACATCACAAg tGTGTGGAGGTATTGTCTATGTATCCGAGTCAAAGATCACAGAGATAAGAACACCTAACTGGCCATCACCTTATCCTGTTGGAACAAAGTGTACCTGGTTGATTAAG GCTCCAGCAGATATGTATATAAAGTTGACAGAAGACCAGCTTTCCCTCCCATACAACACTCTAGACAGATGTTACCATTGGATGGAAGTTAGATACAATCTGATTGGTCAACTTGGCGTGAAGATTTGTGGTGAGACTAAAAACAGGATCTGGACTACAACACCATCTGGTGAATCTAACTTGATGATGGTCAGATTTGATGCTAAATTTGCAGACGACAGGGATCCATGGCAAGGATTCAAAATAAGTGCCACAGCTTTTAACGAAA AATCTACTCCCACAACTCTACCAAGTGATGAATCAACGCCAACAACTCTACCTGGTGATTCTACTCCCACAACTCTACCGACAACTCTACCAAGTGATGAATCAACGCCAACAACTCTACCAACAATTCTACCGACAACTCTACCTGGTGATTCAACTCCAACAACTGTATCAACAACTCTATCTGGTGATCCAACTCTGACAACTGTACCGACAACTCTACCTGGGGATTCAACTCCAACAACTGTACCGACAACTCTACCAATTGATTTAACTCCGACAACTCTACCGACAACTTTACCAAGTGATTCAACTCCAACAACCCTACCAAGTGAACCTTTGACCTGTACTTTTGAACCTGGCTCAGATTGTTTTCTGATGAATGACCAAAATGCAAAACTTACGTGGAAACAACAGAAA TTTTCAACGCCTACACCAGGAACTGGACCCTATGGAGCAAAAGAGGGGCAGTATTACTCTTACATGGAGTCCTCCCATCCAGCTGCTAGTACAGGTCAAGAGCTTACTGCTACATTTGTGATGAGAAATGAAATATCGGAAG ccCAACCTAGATGTTTGTCATTCTACTACAGTATGCATGGGGCGACAATGGGTTCTTTGGAAGTTTATAGGAAAGGCACAGGAATTTCAAAGGATCTTATCTTCATAAAGAAAGGAGAACAGGGAAGCCAATGGAAACTTGCCAATATATCAATACTACCTGTTCCTGGTATACAG ataTACATAGAAGCAGTCCGTGGATCAACACATCTAAGTGATATAGGAATAGATGATGTTAAACTAACTCCTGGTTACTGCA acattATTTGTACATTTGAGCCTGAGGATCCAGATTGTGTTTTTGATCTTTTCAAGGGAGACTACAACTGGGATATCAAACAG gGGAAAACACTTTCAGCACATACAGGACCTTCAAGAGCACACAGTGGACAGTTTTATGCATACTTGGAAGCCAGTGATAGACCAAAGGGTGGTACTGCTGTCATGTCATTTAAAGTTCCACCAATGG